A single region of the Eulemur rufifrons isolate Redbay chromosome 8, OSU_ERuf_1, whole genome shotgun sequence genome encodes:
- the FPGT gene encoding fucose-1-phosphate guanylyltransferase isoform X3, producing the protein MAAVRAPPEVFLREATQRKLRRFSELRGKPVAAGEFWDIVAITAADEKQELAYKQQLSVKLKRKELPLGVRYHVFVDPAGAKIGNGGSTLCALQCLEKLYGDKWTSFTILLIHSASFQTHQNVLIKHPVSFKVYWIQDVLWHLAQLWNIPDWNLMLQLGKIALLVVLIS; encoded by the exons ATGGCGGCCGTCAGGGCCCCTCCAGAAGTATTTCTGCGAGAAGCCACTCAACGAAAACTGCGGAGGTTTTCGGAATTGAGAG GCAAACCAGTGGCAGCTGGAGAATTTTGGGACATAGTTGCAATAACAGCAGCTGATGAAAAACAGGAACTTGCTTATAAGCAACAGCTGTCAGTAAAGCTGAAAAGAAAGGAGTTACCCCTTGGAGTTCGATATCACGTTTTTGTTGATCCTGCTGGAGCCAAAATTG GAAATGGAGGATCAACACTTTGTGCCCTTCAATGTTTGGAAAAGCTATATGGAGATAAATGGACTTCTTTTACCATCCTATTAATTCACTCTG CATCTTTCCAGACACATCAGAATGTTCTGATAAAACATCCTGTATCCTTCAAAGTATACTGGATTCAAGATGTTCTCTGGCACCTGGCTCAGTTGTGGAATATTCCAGATTGGAACCTGATGTTACAGTTGGGGAAAATTGCATTATTAGTGGTTCTTATATCATAA
- the FPGT gene encoding fucose-1-phosphate guanylyltransferase isoform X1: MAAVRAPPEVFLREATQRKLRRFSELRGKPVAAGEFWDIVAITAADEKQELAYKQQLSVKLKRKELPLGVRYHVFVDPAGAKIGNGGSTLCALQCLEKLYGDKWTSFTILLIHSGGYSQRLPNASALGKIFTALPLGNPIYQMLELKLAMYIDFPSHMNPGILVTCADDIELYSIGESEFIRFDKPGFTALAHPSSLTVGTTHGVFVLDPVDYLEHRDLEYRSCYRFLHKPSIEKMYQFNAVCRPGDFCQQDFVGGDTAHLKLDSDFVYTDSLFYMDHASAKKLLAFYEKIGTLNCEIDAYGDFLQALGPGATVEYTRNTSNVTKEESELIDMRQRIFHLLKGTSLNVVVLNNSKFYHIGTTEEYMFHFTSDSSLKSELGLQSIIFSIFPDTSECSDKTSCILQSILDSRCSLAPGSVVEYSRLEPDVTVGENCIISGSYIITKAALPAYSFVCSLSLKMNGCLKYSTMAFGVQDDLKKNVKTLSDVKLLRFFGVCFLSCLDIWNLEVTEELFSGNKTCLSLWTARIFPVCSSLSDSVTTSVRMLNAIQNKSTFSLNSYKLLSIEEMLIYKDIEDMIAYREQIFLEISLNKKQFDLRIS; this comes from the exons ATGGCGGCCGTCAGGGCCCCTCCAGAAGTATTTCTGCGAGAAGCCACTCAACGAAAACTGCGGAGGTTTTCGGAATTGAGAG GCAAACCAGTGGCAGCTGGAGAATTTTGGGACATAGTTGCAATAACAGCAGCTGATGAAAAACAGGAACTTGCTTATAAGCAACAGCTGTCAGTAAAGCTGAAAAGAAAGGAGTTACCCCTTGGAGTTCGATATCACGTTTTTGTTGATCCTGCTGGAGCCAAAATTG GAAATGGAGGATCAACACTTTGTGCCCTTCAATGTTTGGAAAAGCTATATGGAGATAAATGGACTTCTTTTACCATCCTATTAATTCACTCTG GTGGCTACAGTCAACGCCTTCCAAATGCAAGTGCTCTGGGGAAAATTTTCACAGCTTTGCCTCTTGGTAACCCCATTTATCAGATGTTGGAATTAAAACTAGCTATGTACATTGATTTTCCCTCACATATGAATCCTGGGATTCTGGTGACCTGTGCAGATGATATTGAACTTTATAGTATTGGAGAATCTGAGTTTATAAGGTTTGATAAACCTGGCTTTACTGCTTTAGCTCATCCTTCTAGTTTGACTGTAGGTACCACACATGGAGTATTTGTCTTAGATCCTGTTGATTATTTAGAACATAGAGACCTTGAATACAGGTCTTGCTATCGTTTCCTCCATAAACCCAGTATAGAAAAGATGTATCAATTTAATGCTGTGTGTAGACCTGGGGATTTTTGTCAACAGGACTTTGTTGGGGGTGACACTGCCCATCTTAAATTAGACTCTGACTTTGTCTACACAGACAGCCTATTTTACATGGATCATGCATCAGCAAAGAAATTACttgctttttatgaaaaaataggCACACTGAACTGTGAAATAGATGCCTATGGTGACTTTCTGCAGGCTTTAGGACCTGGAGCAACTGTGGAGTACACCAGGAACACATCAAATGTTACCAAAGAAGAGTCAGAGTTGATAGATATGAGGCAGAGAATATTTCATCTTCTTAAAGGAACATCACTAAATGTTGTTGTTCTTAATAACTCCAAATTTTATCACATTGGGACAACTGAAGAATACATGTTTCATTTTACTTCGGATAGCAGTTTAAAGTCAGAGCTTGGCTTACAGTCCATAATTTTTAGCATCTTTCCAGACACATCAGAATGTTCTGATAAAACATCCTGTATCCTTCAAAGTATACTGGATTCAAGATGTTCTCTGGCACCTGGCTCAGTTGTGGAATATTCCAGATTGGAACCTGATGTTACAGTTGGGGAAAATTGCATTATTAGTGGTTCTTATATCATAACAAAAGCTGCCCTGCCTGCATATTCTTTTGTGTGTTCCTTAAGCTTGAAGATGAATGGATGCCTAAAGTATTCAACTATGGCATTTGGAGTGCAAGATGACttgaaaaagaatgttaaaacatTGTCAGATGTAAAGTTACTTCGATTCTTTGGAGTCTGTTTTCTGTCGTGCTTAGATATTTGGAATCTAGAAGTTACAGAGGAACTGTTCTCTGGAAACAAGACATGTCTAAGTTTGTGGACTGCTCGCATTTtcccagtttgttcttctttGAGTGATTCAGTTACAACATCCGTAAGGATGTTAAATGCTATTCAGAACAAGTCAACATTCAGCCTGAATAGCTATAAGCTGTTGTCCATTGAAGAAATGCTTATCTACAAAGATATAGAAGACATGATAGCTTATAGGGAGCAAATTTTCCTGGaaattagtttaaataaaaagcaatttgatTTAAGGATATCTTAA
- the FPGT gene encoding fucose-1-phosphate guanylyltransferase isoform X2, which translates to MAAVRAPPEVFLREATQRKLRRFSELRGKPVAAGEFWDIVAITAADEKQELAYKQQLSVKLKRKELPLGVRYHVFVDPAGAKIGNGGSTLCALQCLEKLYGDKWTSFTILLIHSGGYSQRLPNASALGKIFTALPLDTSECSDKTSCILQSILDSRCSLAPGSVVEYSRLEPDVTVGENCIISGSYIITKAALPAYSFVCSLSLKMNGCLKYSTMAFGVQDDLKKNVKTLSDVKLLRFFGVCFLSCLDIWNLEVTEELFSGNKTCLSLWTARIFPVCSSLSDSVTTSVRMLNAIQNKSTFSLNSYKLLSIEEMLIYKDIEDMIAYREQIFLEISLNKKQFDLRIS; encoded by the exons ATGGCGGCCGTCAGGGCCCCTCCAGAAGTATTTCTGCGAGAAGCCACTCAACGAAAACTGCGGAGGTTTTCGGAATTGAGAG GCAAACCAGTGGCAGCTGGAGAATTTTGGGACATAGTTGCAATAACAGCAGCTGATGAAAAACAGGAACTTGCTTATAAGCAACAGCTGTCAGTAAAGCTGAAAAGAAAGGAGTTACCCCTTGGAGTTCGATATCACGTTTTTGTTGATCCTGCTGGAGCCAAAATTG GAAATGGAGGATCAACACTTTGTGCCCTTCAATGTTTGGAAAAGCTATATGGAGATAAATGGACTTCTTTTACCATCCTATTAATTCACTCTG GTGGCTACAGTCAACGCCTTCCAAATGCAAGTGCTCTGGGGAAAATTTTCACAGCTTTGCCTCTTG ACACATCAGAATGTTCTGATAAAACATCCTGTATCCTTCAAAGTATACTGGATTCAAGATGTTCTCTGGCACCTGGCTCAGTTGTGGAATATTCCAGATTGGAACCTGATGTTACAGTTGGGGAAAATTGCATTATTAGTGGTTCTTATATCATAACAAAAGCTGCCCTGCCTGCATATTCTTTTGTGTGTTCCTTAAGCTTGAAGATGAATGGATGCCTAAAGTATTCAACTATGGCATTTGGAGTGCAAGATGACttgaaaaagaatgttaaaacatTGTCAGATGTAAAGTTACTTCGATTCTTTGGAGTCTGTTTTCTGTCGTGCTTAGATATTTGGAATCTAGAAGTTACAGAGGAACTGTTCTCTGGAAACAAGACATGTCTAAGTTTGTGGACTGCTCGCATTTtcccagtttgttcttctttGAGTGATTCAGTTACAACATCCGTAAGGATGTTAAATGCTATTCAGAACAAGTCAACATTCAGCCTGAATAGCTATAAGCTGTTGTCCATTGAAGAAATGCTTATCTACAAAGATATAGAAGACATGATAGCTTATAGGGAGCAAATTTTCCTGGaaattagtttaaataaaaagcaatttgatTTAAGGATATCTTAA